From the genome of Acropora palmata chromosome 8, jaAcrPala1.3, whole genome shotgun sequence:
ccAGTGCATGGATatcaaaaaatattataataataagatataatataattaatataataattattatcattagtaAATGAGAAATCTTTTCTTTATGTCCTCAAAAACTTTCAGGAATGAATGGAATGTGCAAATCACTTGTCACTCATTAATTCTGTATAATTTATCTTAACAGCCCTCACCAGTGAACTGTAAATTTTGCTTAGCTCTTCAGAGGACTCAGAAATTTCCTCCTGGAGCTGAAATGTCATATCTTGTTCAACTTCTACTGTAAGGGTGTTTTCATTGCCAACAGTGTATCTGAATATGAAAGTATGTACATGATTAACAAAAATTATCCATGTCACCTGACAGTAGTGCTAattccaataataataataatgagggaaagaaaatgagaagaaacaCACTTAAAATAATCTGGGTAAGTCACCAAAGTACAATGATGACACTGCTCGGAAGGTCTCATATTTGAAGGAGGGCACTATCTATCAAATGAGACTTGTACCTCATGCAAACCCTACGTCCAAGGAACAGGTCCAGATAGTATGTTGTCTCATGCACCTGTCAATTgaaacccccacccccctACCCCGGGGAAGTATGGGGCATTGGTGGGGGTTACTAAGGGTTTTGGCACCCTTTGTGTCTGAGGGGGTGGgggatttgttgttttttgttgcatcAGTTTTGCCCATGGGGTGGAGGATTAGTAAGGTTTTGACATTCGTGGACGAGCAAGGACTGAGGCGAGTGAGTTGTATCCATGTGCTTTCTTATCCCCAAAGGCGGTTTCAAGATGGACGACATCAAGGGATTGTgttgatttatattttttctaaTTAAACTGAGAGCTCAAGAGTTATTTATTACAGTTTTAAAATCGATTAAGATGAAGTAAATATTCTAAAGATTGATGGTGATGGTATGTTGCTTGCGTTGATTTTCAGTGGATatttaaatgatttttgcTTGTTCGAAGTCGAGCGCCGATTTCATGTTTAATAttcccaacctcgttcccagggtctctcatcTTAACGCCTGGGGCGAGCGAGGTAGTAGAGACAAAATTCTTACTAAGCCGCCCCTCCCTTCGTTGGATAAATTGTCATCTCCCAGATTGTGGGAGACACGTGACCAGACCCTACCAGGGTCTCTCCTTGCTCGCCCCAGGCGTTAAgatgagagaccctgggaacgaggttgtaaTATTCCAACTCATTATCAATTGAATTGACATGGTTCGTCCCAGGGGTGGGggaattttttcactttacttggggtttagaaagaaaacaggGCCCATGTATATGGGGCattatcacattttttttctactccAAGGCTAATGCCCCATACTTCcccggggtggggggggggggtggggctttcaattgataggtgcattatGGAGTGAGGTTAAAAACTTTAATTAATAATCATCACCTCTGGAACACTTGATATTGCTAGAACTTCTGACATTTTGACACTTTCTGATAGGTAGGGCTGCATTAATActaattataaataatgacGATTACAACAAATACATAACCATAGTATTTTTTCACTAGTAAccattaataaattaataatcaatgtctttcttttcaaatgcaaagtGAATCAGGATGCAcacatggaaaaatttcacAATAGGATAATAAATGGAAAGAAATCAAACGAGACTCACTGTTTTTGAAGTTGTAAATTTACCAACTTGTTAGCTACTGACGTCCCGAGTTCATTCAATTTCGACCATTTATTGACGTTCTCGTGCCAACTCGCACAGCATTCTCTCACCCGTCTAGCAACGTCTGACAAATTCTTGCTAGGGGAGGATTTTGGCGAAATTGAATTTGCTGTTTCGTCGTTCTTAGACGGTGTTTTTAGCACCTTCGGAGACTTCGATTTTCTTGGTGAAGGAGACGCCATGTTGGAATCGAACAACTGCGGAAGTATGGGCTCGAGCAAAATTTGTTGCTAGGAAACGAGAGAGTCACGAGACTGTATGTTAGCAACCGTGGTATTTGCATAGCAACGCCAATCACTGAAATTAACACTACACTGGATAGCACAGAAAAGATTAGTTCAAAGTCTGTTCTAGTCTTCAAACGATTTTCTTACTTCCCCATATTCGTTGGAAAAAGGAGACAGTTTATGTACTAAGGTAAGAAATGTTGTAATTCTACTCCTCCTTTCATTGATCAAAgtcttgaaaatgtttgatttttatttttcgatCGTTTCTGTATTTTAAAAAGATCGTGCGATCATTGCTTCGGCAGACTTGGCCGATGTTGTAAGAAAAGGGGATAGCTTTTGAAGAAGGCAAAACAATTTCACCTTAGTTTCATCGACTAATGTTCATGTGCCTAAGAACGATATCTGACCAGATATAGAAATCCCTGGATATTCGTGACGCTCTGGATAGAACAGATCACGCTTTTTCATGccagaaaatggacaaatttgtatttttcatgCAATCTGGTTCTCAAATCACTGCTTTAAATATCATGTTTTCCTTTGCACTTTCCACGCGACTTTTCTTTGTGAAATATTAGAAACATATTAACATTCAATCCAAATCATAACATTATTGATTTATGGATCATTGACCTGGAACGGCTTACTTTAAGTCACAGATGGCAATAAAGCACGTAGCCATGTTATTcctaaaaaaaggaaaatatagGTTGTTTAGAAATCAATGTCGATGTTTAAACGGTGATTTTTAAGTGAACGAGTAGTATATGGTTGAACGTTCTTCGTTGAGAGTCCCAAAAAGAATCATGTAGTGGCCATTATTCCCGTTGTTTTGCTCCATTATCCTGTGTATTTTTGGAAGACATGTGACAGGTTTTTGGGGTgtaatgtttttatttgagtgaagaaaaataatcagcTTTGCCGTAATGGTTTCTTCTTCACAAAAATAGTTTTGTGTTATTCAAAGTACGTCACAATCAAGTGATGTAAAAAATATCTTTGGGAAGTCGATCAACATTTGATAATTTCTGTCTGTTATCTGGGATATCctataaattattaaaaggaTAGTTCTTTCCTGTTTGCAGaattggttttcttttgtccGTGAATAGTTATAAATTTTCACATCCTTAATTAATGTTTGTTAATTCATTTAGAGGATAACCTTCCATGGCACAAGCCGTTTATAACAAGTCTCCAGTTAATCTGTTTCAAGGATACAGTACCAATGTGGAGCTTTCATCTCGAGCACATGCAACAATGAACGCTACATCAGCAAAGCTCTCCCAAGTTGAATACAACGACATGGGTCATGGTAGAAATGGATCAAAAAAGCAGTTGTCTAGACTAGAACTACTCCGAGATGATTTCAACAAGAAACTTCAAATAGAACGCGAAGAGAAGATAAACAAATTGAGGCAAATTCAACAAGAAAATAGCATGAAGCAAAATAGAAGTGGAGGAACAGTGAGAGAGTTCTTTGAAGAGAGGAGAGCACTTGAAGCTACAAGGATAGGAAAAAAGAATCCTGAATTGCTACCTCCTATCCAGTCACATTTTGATAGTGTAAGAAAGCAAAAACGTAACATGTCTACACAAGGCCACTTCAGAAATGAACAACCATCAGCTAGCAAGAGAATTTCTTTAAAGGATCAATCTCAGATTCCACAACAATCTTTACTAAGGAAACCTACTACTAGCACTAGAACCGATCCAAAACAATTTGGTGTGTCTATTTACAAGAGAACAAAGGGTATTGACAGACAAAACCCACTTCCCCCAGTTTACAAGACTGACTCTGGTGTGATAAAGAGAAAACCAGCCACACCCAATAAAAGATATGAGACACATTCTGTTCTATTACAAAATGATGCTGAAGAGGTTGAATCTTTGGATTCATCAATACCTATACCTCCTATTCAACAAAAACCTATCACAAAACAAGCGCAAAGTCCAGTGCAAGCTCAAAGGGTTAATAGTGACAGTGATGACTCACAGAGTATTATCATAGATCACAGTGACTTGCCCCCTAAGTTAAGCAAATTGAAGGAAAAGGTTCTCAGGCAAAGGGCATTGAGCAAACAGAAATTGAATGTAGTAAATCATCAGCAAGACGAAAATGTGAAATTGACAGATTTCCAAAGGTGGCAAATGGAACAAGACTtggaaagaaaacagagaTTGCataaagttaaagaaaaaacagaaaagtcatcttctgaagtCTCCCTCTCTCAAAGAGAGAAAGATCTTCTTTTGAAAATCCAGGAGGAGCAGTTAAGGCTAGAAAACTTGACGCAACAGAGGAAAGAGCTTGAAGAACAAGAGAGGAGGCAACAGAAGGAAGATGAAAAGTGGTTAGCACATAAGCAAAGTCTTGAAAAGTCTCTCTTACCACCAAAACCCTTGGAACCTACAAACACTGTTCCCAAAAGGGTGACAGAGGCTAATCCTCGCTCACCACTGACAGAACAGATTccacacacacaaacacaGGCAGACAACAATGATAGTGCTCTTGATAATgccaaaaataatttctatGCTGAGCAGACAGAGGGTATGGGAGAGGTTGCTGTGGATGTGACACCTTGCTCAATTTGTGGACGCAAGTTTGCTTCTGATAGACTGGTAAAACATGAGAAAGTGTGTGCAAAGGCTTCTACCTCAAAACGAAAGGTCTATGACACCAGAAAACACCGCAGCATGGGCACTGACCATGAGCAATATGTGGCAAGTGGTAAATATCTAGAAGAACCAAAGAAAAGGGTGAGtgaaattttcttatttcttcccaagtttcaataataatttctcaaCTTGATTTTTTCCTGAAGAGTTGAAATGTTCCAATAAGATTGGTGTCACTGACTTGCCCTCTACCCTTGTTCCATTGgtcgtctttttttctttttctctaaGAAACATCCTACAAATAGTCATTTGTTTGTAGTCAAATATGTATTTCAGGCAGTGAAGCTAACAAGACTTATTTTTTAATAGAGATGAGGTAAACAATAGAGACTTAGAGCCTCTTTGAGCAAATCTTTTATTTGATTGGCAACAGGATGAGAGAactaaaataacattttaacTTTGTCCTATATACCTAGCAACCCTCCTTTAGTTGGATTTCTATTCCAGTTTCGTGGCTGTAAGAAGGCAAAACATAGTGGAATGTAATAGTTGTTAACATGAAACAGCTATGTCCTCACTGTACATATATTCTTTCTCTGACGAAatcactttttctttcagccAAAGGCAGACTGGAGAGcacaacatgaaaatttcataAAGGCTATTCGGTATGCCAAAGGCTTGAGTGATGAGCCACCTCCACCTGCAGAAAACCCTGAATACATTCAGTGCCCACACTGTGAAAGAAGATTCAAACCTGCTACTGCTGAAAGACACATTCCAAAATGCAGGGACATCAAAGCTAAGCCTTCTcgtttaaaaaagaaaagatgagAACAACACGGAGAgcaagaataattatttccttgCAATACTGCTGCAAATTGCTAtcttaattatttcaaaattacaGGATCAAGTCTCAGAACGTCTTGACAGGCAGACATTATCTgcattttcttgcaaaaaCATCTCTTCTTGAAGAATGCTAGAGGTGAAAAGAGTACTATTGTTTGATTTAAGAACATTTTATATGAAGAACATGTAAGCATTTTCCAATTAGGTAGAAAAGGAAATTATACGCTAAGAAACAGATGTTGTGCtaaaagtaattattttacaaaagaTAATTTATATTCAGAAGCATTTCACCAAAAACTTTATTTgattaaataaaatgattattaaaatctatataaaacaagaaaataatttccatATCTCAATACTGTGATAATAACTGTCACCTCTATTTAACTTGTGCTACCTTCCCTAATATTGGAACTGACAATGCACACCATGAATTTTTGCCCAAGAACTGTTTTCTGTTGGATATTGGtagcaataaaatattattattattattattattacctttttGAAGGATAAGTGAGATATTCATAGGTGAAAATTATGCCTGAATGCAGGAAAGTCTCTGTATTAAAAGCAGCATAATATCACAAGCTTCCAGTCTCCTTGGAGATTGCATTTGATGCCAATAATCTCTGCAGACAAATTAACTATGCACCTTTTATCTACTAACCTTTTGATGGCAATTAAATTTCCCTGATACTTTGCAAAGGTtacaaaatgctttttttctccaagaaattatataaaaataaaggaaCTCATCAACTTTGCTATTTCTGGCACTGGGTCGcactaaaaatatatatttttataagAAATTGTTTGAAACTGTGAGAGACACTCTTGTACAACTCTACATCTGTACATCAAGACCAAACacatttttatgaaaaaaacagctgcAAGGGATGGCTAAGACACCGTCGGTACACAGTGTACTTTTAAAGGCTTTTCAAAGGACTTAACATAAGCAGGCAAATTGCACTTGGACTTATTTTTCTTCCATCTCTCATCTTTGGTTGGATTTGACCCAATATTATCGCAGTCAAGTCCAGGATACAATACAATAAGACAAGgtatattattgtaaaaacacttttaataTTTGTTACAGGCAAACCAAAACACACTTGCCAAACTACATTGTTGTGAGACCAACATACACGTCTTTGACCGAATAAATACTCTTCTAAGTTCAAACTCTCTCAGATAATTTCCAACTTTTAGTCATTATAAAATACATATGTACAAAATCTGTATAAATATACTTAAGTAGATAAATATTAAAGTTTTCACACCCACAAACTAAGATGACATTAAAACTGCTTTGGCCATTTCACAAACTTTGAAGGATCAGCTGCagtaaaaaatattcataCCTTCAACATTGAATTTAAGCACTAGTATACATAGCTTactgaaaaaagcaaaacaaaaacataaaccACTAATTAAgataacttgaaaataacttggtGACCTGGGTGATGAACAATAATCTTCTGAAATGCTGAAGCTCGAGCGGTGTTTCACTGAAGGCTACATTCCTACAGAAACTCAACCACCCAGTCAAATTAAAAACTATCATGTCCACGGTAAAACAGCCAAAGCAACTTTTAGCCAGCAAAGTGTAAGATTAACAAAGAACAAGACTCTGAATCACTGGAATAAGGAGAGAGAACTCCAGAAGCACACGTACACTATTCAATGTTCATTGTAGATAACTGAATTAGCCTTTTTCTTAAAACCCATGCCTCATGTTGCACCAAACACTCTTCCAGAAAAATTATACAAGAATGATCTGATAGACGAAGCACACCTGCATTGCATGTTTGCCGTGAATACTGTTGGTCACATGTCACCGGACCAAAAACCAAGCTCAAAAGCCACTGCTTACAGTGGTGCTTTTAGACAAAGTGAGAGGAAAACACATCCTCATGCACCATACAagctttcaacatttttctATGAATACTGTTGGTGACATTGTTACCTAAACCAAAACCAAGCTCAAAAGCCACTGCTTACATGCATCCTCATGCACCATACAAgcatttttctcaaaatctAGAATAACAAGttaatgattaaaaaaaattcactcagAAAATTGTTCCAAAATATCTTGAAGATCAAAATGTTCagacttaaaaacaaatttatctcAATGAAAGAAACCACTGTTGTCTTAAAGCACAAAGTCATATCTCATCCCATTACTAATGACTGCACAAGAACAAGATTACTTAACAAAATCTCACTAGCAATGGAAGGAATAGCAATAATTCCCCAAACAGGTGTGTGAAGGCTTTAAAAAGTCTTCTTGCTTGAGTAAGGAAGGGTTGAAGAATTAGGAAGCCTTATGCCAATGGCCGAGCAGTATCAAAACCAAGATTATATTTTCTCTAACCCCCACTGGGAGTATTATGGAAGCCTGCTTCCCTTCTTATAAGAAAACTTAATGACCAATGACTTTACTCATCTGTATCACTACTGCCTTTGTGTCTTATGACTAACTCTCCTTTGTGTATCAGGTTTTAACTCTTACACAGGTTAAGAAATAAGGGAATTCATTTTAGATTTGGATACTACACAATTTCACTCATCAATCAACTTGATTTTTCTAGAACCTTGGAAAAACTTCACCAGCTGTTTGAGAAGAAATGAGATTGAATTCTTGAAGGAATGAAAGACAGTGAGGTGATCTGAAAAGCATGTTTTACCTAAGAATTTGTCTTTAAGACTGACGACTGATTTTATATACCACGGTCAACGACCATTTCTAACATCAGGAGAAAACCTTGCACTTGTAAGTAATAAATTCtaaatcaaactttttttaagGTCCAATGAAGACTAGGATGAGCTTTTAAAACGAATTGCTTGAGCCCAACAAATCACAGAATGGTTAGCTCAACCCTGTATGATCAAAAAATCAGTTATTTGTACAAAGATTAATACAGGACTACTACTCTTCACAATACCATCAACACAATACACAATATTATACTGATATCTAACTGCTCTAAAAACTGAGCAACACTATATAATGTTCTTGAAATTAATGTGTAACTATTTCTTTTGTCTAAATGTGCAAAATCCAAAGCTTATTTGACTAAAACAAAGACTATTGCACATCCAACCTTTACCTAGCTGACATTTAGAAACAAAGTCCACCttttcaaaaactgttttttatGCCCAAGACTTGAAGAGGCATCAAAGAGGAGTATGGTACTATACTTCAGAACGATGGGTTCTTGGGCCAAATCAAGACATTAATAAGCAAAGCCTGGTTCTTCTACAGGTGCAAGGCTGAAAGGTGTGTTCATTTGTATGGGTTTAAACATCAGCAATGAAGGTGGCTCACTTGAACGGTTGTGTCTTGGATTAGAGAGGCTCTGTCAAGATAAAGCAGTTGTCAGcatatgcaacataaaaaagAGAAgctacatacatacatacatagtcatttttcttggaaatttCTGTCCAAGGGGGAAAGGTGCACGAGGTTATCCCTATGTGAAGCACCAAACCAGAAGGGATGACACAatggacagccacaacaccgggaaacttcatgccctactcttttcaaaTATTGTGTGGTTTCTTTAAcatcccacattgaacttataaacatggaaggtattggGAGACGGGACCTAAGGTTTacagtccttatccgagaagacttgaaagtctaaccatttgctaatgtaattacaaaggcaccAAGACcttgagtgttggtccggttgGAATAACTCATGATCTCCCACGTAAGAGCCTGATGCTCAACTAACTGAGCCACTGGTGCACCAGCTAAACTGTGTTGTAATCCAAATGATGAGAAGTGAAGGAATCATCATGCAAGTTCTGTACATAAGAGTGAGGGGTTTGAACAAAAGCTGGCAACCAGCAAATTTCACTGCCTCCTTTCCAAATCATTGGGGGGCTACTTTCAAAGTTAAATTTGACTTGAGTCAATACTATTGTTACTAAATCAATATTTAGTACTGAATTTGATGCTAGAATGCAGGAAATGACATTTCCTGGCTTCTAGATTCCAAGATGGTCTAAGGGAGTATGCCTCCAAATCCATCCTACTTCAGAACTTATCGAAACCTTTGATGAGTCAACAATCAGTGACGATTTCCACATCTAAATCACCTTCAGAATTCTTGAGAGAAATGTGCCCTAAAAACTTATCTGGAAGTCTGGATAAAAATTAACTATTACTGTCATCCCTCATCACTGTCATACAGCTATACAGTCCAGTTCATTATTCTTAGCACAAGTACTCTAGCTATACTATAAAGTGACGAATCAAATCAGTAGGATTCAAATCAGATCGGATCAAAGAACTTTAACAAAATCAAACAACAGATGAGAaggaaaccaaaataatgaaaatcatCTCaccacaaaaaacaaattcaacccaTCTGTTACATCCAGTATCAGAATGAAACCCAGATTCAATTTTTCCCCAACAcaagttaaatttaaatgtAGAAAAAGACTCTCAGCACCCTGGTAGATGGCAAAAGACAATGTTCTATACATACTCTTATTCTCAAAGGTCTTGGTCTTGAAAGGCCATGAGTGTTTCTTTTAAATGGCACAGTTTTCTGCAAAGAGAAAGTTGATTTAATTACTTATGCAAGAAAGTTATCAAACAAAGGTTTTCAGGAGAAAacaggagaaaacaaaaacctacaaaatattcttcaaaacaactaaaaataTGCTCCCCAACTATTGTTTGAAACATACACACATCATTGCCAGAGATAGTGAGTGCTGTGAAGGATAAAAACCTAAGATGACATACTCAAGTTCAtacattaacaataatattacacTGTGACAGAATGATCACACCAGTTACCTTGGATAGACCCTTCTTAAATGTCTCTGCTCCATGACAGatgagacattttttttcaaacaacataAGGGGTAACAATGGCACATGAGTCAATGGCATTGTGACTAATGTTTGCTCAAAACATTCCCACTGCTAAATATAACTAGCCAAAGAAGAGTAAAAATAACTTAGCACACAGCCTGAATGAAAATATTACAGCAGTGCCacaaagattttgaaaaatatacaCAATCTATGAATCCTCACATGTAACCAAGCAGTCAAGTAGAGGGGAGTGTGTGAATCTTTGAGCTTTGTGAGAGTTAAATCCCACTTTGTGAACATTATGTTGGTGGTGCTGAATTCAACTCCTCTATTCTTTGTACAGACACTACTACTGTACTTCCATGTCAGTGAGACACCTGTGCACTGGCTTTCACACATTCCATctatcaaatttcttttctttccccACCTTTCCCTTGAACACCAATATTAATCATATCTAGAAGCATGATTTTTATGACTGAAATACTATTAACAATAACTTAATTTCCCACAccttgcttcattttgtaaggttcaaatttatatcagaAAATGTTGCTGTGAAAGATACCACAGTCAATGTATTTTAGAACTGGAGAGGGATCAAAGTTCTTAGTGTAAGATGATGAAAGGTCATAAATATAACAAGTACTTCATATTTCAAAAAGATCACTGCAATCTTTGCCCTCTCATTTTTGTGcaatttcaattattattttcattagcCTTAGGCAATCAATGAATTGCGATCTTCCTCAACTCAGAGGTAGAGTCAATCTGAAAAATCAGGAGccaataatatttattcaaccaatcacatctcAGCACttattaaacaaaacaaaccattTGTCAATTTCCATTGCCATAAAGacaatgaaaagaacaaaagtttatttataCTGAGATATATAATTTCACAAAAGAGCCAAATCTTTCAATCAACtgcaacaaatgaaaacatgaaagCGCTTGTCAGCAGACATACAACACAAGCAATGATCGGAAAAAATGTCAACCCGTCAAGTGGAGTCCATGCTGCGAGTGCTAACAACATTTACATCCTTTGAATGCCACGCAATTAGGATGAGTTGCATGTTCGTATAAATTACTACGGACCACAAAGGAATACAGTGGGTTTTGGGAttctaataaaattattaattttcgATCTACTTGACAACGTGGCATTGTAAAATCAACAGCAACGATAATAAGACTTTCCACGCCAGTAGTTAAGAAAACAGTTTGAAATTACCTACTTTCAGATCATTGATTAGAGAATATTTTCAGCCTACAGCACTGACCTGTTgcattttctcaaaattcaACGCAGGCCTTGAGAAAAGAGCCTCATCTTCGGCAAACACGACCCGATGTTTTTTCCTGGAGTTTCCGCCACTAGCAGAACTCGTTGGCCTTACTCTCGCAGAAAAGGCCGAGTGTTTGGATAATACTGTGACTTTACCAGGTGGGCTCGAACTGAACGGCCCACCTTTTCTACTGAACAAGTCTTTTATCTCATCATCGCTTGATGAACTGTCGTTACCAGAAGCAAATTGTTGCAGAAGGTTCTGTGTGTTCACATGGGACCATTTTCGTTTCTCTGGCGCTATACTTTCTCTGCTATTAGGTCTCTCTATGGGCCAAAATCCGCGCTCCTTCCTTTCCTCTTTAACGTCCTTGTGTGcacaaatattttcttttgaagctATTTCCTCAGGTACAGGTGAATTGATCTTTAATGTTCCCTCGTCTACATTGTTGTTATTGAAGTTAGGGGGTTTATCTATTAaggttgaaaatgaaaacgaaaatgCATTGAAGTGGCTTTTACTGGGTTTACAGGGAAAATCACATTTTGGGCTTACGTAGACATTCTCCGAAATACCGAACTTCATTTGTCTAATACCTCCAATTATCTCCTTCAATTCGTTATCTTCATCAGTATCCCCGTCTAGGTTGTTCTCTTCTTGCAAAAACACCTACAATCAGAAAAAATGGAACTGTATGTGCGaaagaaattttgttgaaagcTAACACCCTATTTATTGACTGAACGTACACATGTAGTTTTATCGACACACAagcaagaggaaaaaatattctAATTTCTTCTACCTGTGGCTCATATGGCCTGACTTCATTGATGGATTGATTCTTGAACTTGAGGGCCAAGAACTTCAACATTCTTTCCCTTATAAAATGTCACTTCCAAATGAAGGATGGCGGGAACAAGAACGAATTCCCGCGAGTCCAATGGCGTCAATTTGACGTCGCAGAGCCcctaaaagagaaaacaaatatcCTATCGTGAGAATAACATTGGAGCTTACTCGTTCACCAATTTAGACATTTGCCTAGTCACATAGACAACAAGTTCGAAAACCACTGAAATGCTTTATCCACGAGCTTCTACTGCGGTCGAGCGATCAACAAGGTCAGTCAATTTATTTATCTCATTCACATTTCGTGAGAGAAGCTTGACTCTGCGAGATATACTCGACGTAAAACTGGCTTTTCAAAGTCTTATTGGGAAACAAGAGCCATGATTGTGTTCAAATACGAAGCACTAGGTACGGAGTACGAACAGTAAAAAGCATACAAATTTGCACCCGAAAGCCAACCTGCTCTCCTCAACGCAGCTACATCTTCGATTATCTGTTTATTTGCACGGGCTCGAACTGAATTAATcgaaataaatttcacgaaatGAAGCCAACAGCAAGACAGACTAAAACACGCTAAACCTCACAGGAAGCTCTAAGAAGGTTTACTTGAAAGGATACAAAACTCCTTGGCGAGATTTCAGCTATCTTTAACGGGATGGATAGAGGAAGGCCCTCCGATTTGAACATCAAAAATTCAAGAGACGAAACGGGTGGTTTTAAGCATTGCGACAACAAAACACCAGAATAAACGACTAGAAAACCTCGCGCCTTTTTATCACactaaaattttcaaacgtgAGTCCATAATTCCCCATAACCTTCGACTTCGCAATGAGTAGCAGCAAGATGAGGCAAGCAAacggaaaatttgaaacaagcTTATTTCCAACTCACAATAAGGGCCAGGTGCCATTCACAAAGAAATGCGTGTTCGATGTTGCAACTCCTTCGTTTCTTGGCAAAGACCTAAATTTTCGTAATTTCTTCGTCACACCACTATTCTACTTCTAATGCAAAGCTAAACTTGGCGACGAAACGATTTGCAGAATTCAAAGAACGGTAAAACGATGCCAAAGCGAATTGCACACTGTACACAAAATGCGTGAGATTAAGCGCGTCCAGCTTTGCGTTTTAATTCTCAAAACGAGCCCTCTAGCGTcaaaaagaaaggcaaaaacCCTAAACAATGAAAGAAACGACGAATTCGAAGGAATACCTTGGCAGCGATATGCGAAAATTTACAGTGTTGTTGTCATCTCAATTCCAGTCACAGTTCTCAAAGCAGCGTAAATGA
Proteins encoded in this window:
- the LOC141890701 gene encoding cyclin-dependent kinase 2-interacting protein-like — encoded protein: MASPSPRKSKSPKVLKTPSKNDETANSISPKSSPSKNLSDVARRVRECCASWHENVNKWSKLNELGTSVANKLVNLQLQKQYTVGNENTLTVEVEQDMTFQLQEEISESSEELSKIYSSLADVLKRMEALVQNFIAIKKLVALKTNDREVIFSTWTIEQFCDTCETLFHSFNNELSLKEKLMSEFKHCKNRDQLMVYLSLWLHEPLLDDDYEVLLESMLLEAELR
- the LOC141890698 gene encoding uncharacterized protein LOC141890698; the encoded protein is MAQAVYNKSPVNLFQGYSTNVELSSRAHATMNATSAKLSQVEYNDMGHGRNGSKKQLSRLELLRDDFNKKLQIEREEKINKLRQIQQENSMKQNRSGGTVREFFEERRALEATRIGKKNPELLPPIQSHFDSVRKQKRNMSTQGHFRNEQPSASKRISLKDQSQIPQQSLLRKPTTSTRTDPKQFGVSIYKRTKGIDRQNPLPPVYKTDSGVIKRKPATPNKRYETHSVLLQNDAEEVESLDSSIPIPPIQQKPITKQAQSPVQAQRVNSDSDDSQSIIIDHSDLPPKLSKLKEKVLRQRALSKQKLNVVNHQQDENVKLTDFQRWQMEQDLERKQRLHKVKEKTEKSSSEVSLSQREKDLLLKIQEEQLRLENLTQQRKELEEQERRQQKEDEKWLAHKQSLEKSLLPPKPLEPTNTVPKRVTEANPRSPLTEQIPHTQTQADNNDSALDNAKNNFYAEQTEGMGEVAVDVTPCSICGRKFASDRLVKHEKVCAKASTSKRKVYDTRKHRSMGTDHEQYVASGKYLEEPKKRPKADWRAQHENFIKAIRYAKGLSDEPPPPAENPEYIQCPHCERRFKPATAERHIPKCRDIKAKPSRLKKKR
- the LOC141890700 gene encoding uncharacterized protein LOC141890700, encoding MLKFLALKFKNQSINEVRPYEPQVFLQEENNLDGDTDEDNELKEIIGDKPPNFNNNNVDEGTLKINSPVPEEIASKENICAHKDVKEERKERGFWPIERPNSRESIAPEKRKWSHVNTQNLLQQFASGNDSSSSDDEIKDLFSRKGGPFSSSPPGKVTVLSKHSAFSARVRPTSSASGGNSRKKHRVVFAEDEALFSRPALNFEKMQQKTVPFKRNTHGLSRPRPLRIRSLSNPRHNRSSEPPSLLMFKPIQMNTPFSLAPVEEPGFAY